One stretch of Ktedonobacteraceae bacterium DNA includes these proteins:
- a CDS encoding threonine synthase, with amino-acid sequence MVPDHIHHLTCVLCGTTYSPADVTYSCPACGSLGVLEVHYDYERIASRINRDTLAEDREPTIWRYRALLPISYSRKTRPPLAIGGTPLYQVERLRSYLGMSNLWLKDDTRNPSASLKDRASIIAVLLAEGKTVACASTGNAASSLAVQAASVGLPCYIFVPYNAPRAKIVQLLMCGATVFAVQGSYDDAFDMCIEACNAFGWYNRNTGYNPYLVEGKKTASLEIAEQLGWQVPDSVIVPTGDGCIISGVYRGFDDLYHLGMIERIPRMIAVQAEGSPAIVRALEGDGVVRPYPAHTVADGISVGLPRNGTMAVRMIRASNGFGVTVSDEEILAAEKALARLTGVFAEPSGAASYAGLLRLLEEGKIDRDERVVLLVTGSGLKSIDAVVETAGNVVSVATGKEGMEIVERVVEYGQ; translated from the coding sequence ATGGTTCCTGACCACATTCATCATTTGACATGCGTGCTGTGTGGAACAACCTATAGCCCCGCCGATGTCACCTATAGCTGTCCTGCTTGTGGCTCGCTTGGAGTGCTGGAAGTCCATTACGATTACGAGCGCATAGCCTCACGTATCAATCGCGACACGCTGGCAGAAGATCGCGAACCAACCATCTGGCGCTATCGCGCACTCTTGCCCATTTCATATAGCCGGAAGACAAGGCCCCCGCTGGCGATTGGTGGAACGCCGCTGTACCAGGTTGAACGCTTGCGATCCTATCTGGGTATGAGTAATCTCTGGCTGAAGGATGATACACGCAATCCCAGTGCCTCGCTCAAGGATAGGGCCAGTATTATTGCCGTTCTGCTGGCGGAGGGGAAAACGGTAGCCTGCGCCTCTACCGGCAACGCGGCCTCATCGCTGGCGGTACAGGCTGCATCGGTTGGCCTGCCTTGCTATATCTTCGTTCCCTATAATGCGCCGCGGGCCAAGATTGTGCAATTGCTGATGTGCGGGGCGACCGTCTTTGCCGTGCAGGGCAGCTACGATGATGCCTTTGATATGTGTATCGAAGCCTGCAACGCTTTTGGTTGGTATAATCGCAATACCGGCTACAATCCCTATCTTGTCGAGGGCAAAAAAACTGCCAGTCTCGAAATCGCCGAGCAACTGGGCTGGCAGGTTCCTGATAGCGTAATCGTGCCAACCGGAGATGGCTGCATTATCAGCGGCGTCTACCGGGGCTTTGACGACCTTTACCACCTGGGCATGATCGAGCGCATCCCGCGTATGATCGCTGTGCAGGCCGAAGGGTCGCCCGCCATTGTGCGCGCACTGGAAGGTGATGGGGTAGTGAGACCTTATCCGGCACACACGGTAGCTGATGGTATCTCTGTCGGTCTCCCGCGCAATGGCACAATGGCGGTACGCATGATCCGTGCCAGCAACGGTTTTGGCGTAACCGTCTCCGATGAAGAGATTTTAGCGGCGGAAAAGGCCCTGGCGCGCCTCACCGGCGTCTTCGCCGAACCATCAGGCGCCGCCAGCTATGCCGGTCTACTTCGTCTTTTAGAAGAGGGCAAGATTGACCGCGATGAACGAGTCGTGCTGCTGGTAACAGGAAGTGGCCTGAAGAGTATCGATGCTGTAGTTGAAACCGCCGGCAATGTCGTGTCGGTCGCCACAGGAAAGGAAGGCATGGAGATAGTCGAACGAGTAGTGGAATATGGTCAATAG
- a CDS encoding FAD binding domain-containing protein, with protein sequence MLLNLLEYNWPEDIDQALLLLARNDTKTVPLAGGTYLLGLVDDTIQAVVDLRDLELAYISEDARGVHIGAMTTLQAMVDSPLLKEFAVGLLSRAAQASSPSRVIRESATLGGTLGAGIASRADLLTALAILDTEVVLRSASKTQVNLGAGTVERPGLALSGVTFKGKQERRVACNFLSRERRASELIIEVIVARPNYTCGTSFLRVGRTPTDIALLNVAALVEIKDGVYSQVRLALGGVNMEPVRLQAVEKQLLGQPVEAATAAQNEGTDKPIFSLQRAVESGMAEFRPPSDFRASSDYRHLSGMHLAYRALEEAANISRWRGMAGRNQSSPYGRS encoded by the coding sequence ATGTTGCTGAATTTGCTCGAATATAACTGGCCGGAGGATATCGATCAGGCCTTGCTGCTGCTGGCCCGCAACGATACGAAAACCGTCCCCCTGGCCGGTGGCACCTATTTGCTTGGCCTGGTGGATGATACCATTCAGGCTGTGGTCGATTTGCGCGATCTCGAGCTGGCCTATATTTCTGAGGACGCGCGCGGCGTGCATATCGGCGCGATGACGACCCTGCAAGCAATGGTGGATTCGCCGCTCCTCAAAGAGTTTGCCGTTGGATTGCTCTCGCGGGCGGCCCAGGCCTCTTCGCCCTCGCGCGTCATTCGTGAGAGCGCCACACTTGGCGGCACATTGGGCGCAGGCATCGCTTCACGAGCCGATCTACTTACCGCGCTGGCCATTCTCGATACCGAGGTAGTACTGCGTTCCGCCTCGAAAACACAGGTGAACCTGGGCGCAGGCACCGTCGAACGTCCCGGGCTGGCGCTTTCCGGCGTCACCTTCAAGGGCAAGCAGGAGCGTCGTGTCGCGTGTAATTTCCTGAGCAGGGAGCGCCGTGCCAGCGAACTGATTATCGAGGTCATCGTCGCCCGCCCAAATTATACCTGTGGTACGTCCTTCCTGCGCGTAGGACGCACGCCCACGGATATCGCGCTATTAAACGTTGCCGCCCTTGTCGAGATAAAAGATGGTGTTTATAGCCAGGTGCGGTTGGCGTTGGGCGGAGTCAATATGGAACCGGTACGCTTGCAAGCAGTTGAAAAGCAACTGCTGGGACAGCCCGTTGAGGCAGCGACAGCCGCTCAAAATGAGGGAACGGATAAGCCAATTTTCTCGCTGCAGCGCGCCGTTGAGTCCGGCATGGCCGAGTTCCGGCCACCATCCGATTTTCGCGCCAGCAGTGATTACCGGCATTTAAGCGGTATGCACCTGGCCTATCGCGCGCTCGAAGAGGCTGCCAATATTTCGCGCTGGCGAGGTATGGCTGGACGCAATCAAAGCAGTCCCTACGGAAGGTCATAA
- a CDS encoding YgeY family selenium metabolism-linked hydrolase has translation MNSHESQIAVQQELAQHHDTMIQFLRDIVAIPSFDSQIGPVGDAIGARMADLGFDEVRRDSMGNILGRIGNGPRVLLYDSHIDTVSIADPTQWQWDPFQGKYENGIIYGLGAGDEKCSTPPMIYALATLKKLGLARDWTLYYFGNMEEWCDGISGNALVEHEGIRPDFVVIGESTNMEIYRGHRGRTEISVTFKGRSCHASAPERGDNALYKALPFIQGVERLNEELKSRPDPFLGPGSITVTNISTRTASLNAVPDQCDLYIDRRMHPAETKEVVLNELRALPNAHLAEIVVPMYEVPSYTGFVFPVEKIFPAWALAEDHPYVQAGKVTFESCYGRPAKTGKWVFSTNATYWMGKAGIPSIGFGPGEEHWAHTTLDQVPAEEVAQCADFYAMLPLFLEAL, from the coding sequence GTGAACTCACATGAATCTCAGATCGCCGTCCAGCAAGAACTGGCACAACATCATGATACAATGATCCAGTTCCTGCGTGATATCGTTGCCATACCAAGCTTTGATAGTCAGATAGGCCCGGTTGGCGATGCTATAGGCGCGCGCATGGCTGATCTTGGCTTCGACGAGGTGCGCCGCGACTCGATGGGCAATATCCTTGGACGCATCGGCAATGGCCCCCGCGTGCTGCTTTACGACAGCCATATCGACACGGTCAGCATTGCCGACCCCACACAGTGGCAATGGGACCCATTTCAGGGCAAATACGAAAACGGCATTATTTATGGTCTCGGCGCGGGCGATGAAAAATGCTCCACGCCGCCCATGATCTACGCCCTGGCAACACTGAAGAAGCTAGGCCTGGCCAGAGACTGGACGCTCTATTATTTCGGCAATATGGAAGAATGGTGCGACGGCATCTCCGGCAATGCGCTGGTCGAACACGAGGGCATTCGTCCCGATTTTGTCGTGATCGGCGAATCGACCAACATGGAGATTTATCGCGGCCATCGCGGGCGTACGGAGATCAGCGTCACTTTCAAGGGTCGCAGCTGTCATGCCAGCGCCCCGGAACGCGGCGATAACGCTCTCTACAAGGCGCTTCCCTTTATTCAGGGCGTCGAGCGACTGAACGAGGAGTTGAAGAGCCGTCCCGATCCGTTCCTCGGCCCTGGCTCAATCACTGTGACCAACATCAGCACGCGCACCGCCTCACTCAATGCCGTGCCTGACCAGTGCGACCTCTATATCGACCGGCGCATGCACCCGGCTGAAACGAAGGAAGTAGTGCTGAACGAACTGCGCGCGCTGCCCAACGCGCACCTTGCCGAAATTGTCGTACCCATGTACGAGGTGCCGAGTTACACCGGATTTGTCTTCCCCGTCGAAAAAATCTTCCCGGCCTGGGCGCTGGCGGAAGACCATCCTTACGTACAGGCGGGCAAAGTGACCTTTGAAAGCTGCTATGGACGCCCCGCGAAGACCGGCAAGTGGGTCTTTTCGACCAACGCAACCTACTGGATGGGCAAGGCAGGCATTCCGTCGATTGGCTTCGGCCCCGGAGAAGAACACTGGGCGCATACCACGCTCGACCAGGTGCCGGCTGAAGAGGTTGCGCAGTGCGCGGACTTCTACGCCATGCTGCCATTGTTCCTGGAGGCCCTATGA
- a CDS encoding molybdopterin cofactor-binding domain-containing protein, with protein sequence MELELRINGVVRSMDVDPNQSLMTTLRNEGYFSVKHGCETGECGACTVLVDGVPRPGCVTLAAQAGGCTLTTVESLGNARQLHPLQEAFIDTGAIQCGFCTPGMLLSAYALLKRNPRPTEEEVRDAISGNLCRCTGYVKPVQAVLRAAAIMRGETVEPISRPNSNENFRPWDPGRSPLEHAEHGATNPDVEDKPAGHGSGKEASGGGIATLVDTRVSTELSVVGKAERKVDAVKLATGKPAFVDDIDLRGMLYARLLTSPHAHAIIRDIDVSQARALPGVHAVLTYKDVPRIPYTTAGQSWPEPGPHDQYCLDNRVRFVGDRVAAVAAETPEIAEQALRLIQVDYEVLPALLDPRKAMDPDAPRIHPEPESYRIHDASRNIAAHLEAEVGDVERGFAESDLVVEGEYIVPQVQQTPIETHIVITYWDEDDRLVVRTSTQVPYHVRRIIAPVIGLPPRRIRVVKPRIGGGFGVKQEVLIEDICALLTIATNRPVKLELSRAEEFRSSRSRHPQILRMKTGVMRDGTIIANSMELLANTGAYGTHSLTVQSNTGSKTLPMYPCPNIRFVADVVYTNLPPPGAFRGYGVPQGFFALESHIDEIAKQLGMDALELRRKNWIQQGEENPLAKVLGEGKEGYTQIIESCGLPQCLQIVEERLDWKEKRGKNKGGTERLRRGVGVSLAMHGTAIAGLDMGGASIKLNDDGSFNVLVGATDIGTGSDTVIAQIAAEVLGVRVEDIIMHSSDTDFTPFDTGAYASSTTYISGGATKKAAEQVRQQILAVAGSMLKANPETLTIKDRIITAPNGQTVTVSQVALHSLHIENQQQIMATASWMSYDSPPPFAAQGAEVEVDTETGVVRVLKAVSAIDAGRVINPITAEGQIEGGATQALGYGVCEEMLYDQHGALLTTNFSDYRIFSAPDMPQMETYIVETSDPFGPFGAKAIAEIPIDGMAPAVANAVADALGFRIRQIPLTPERVLKAIQSQDEGAMRGV encoded by the coding sequence ATGGAATTAGAATTACGCATCAATGGCGTCGTCAGAAGCATGGATGTTGACCCGAACCAATCATTAATGACGACGCTGCGCAACGAAGGCTATTTCAGTGTTAAGCATGGCTGTGAGACCGGAGAATGCGGAGCCTGCACTGTGCTGGTCGATGGCGTGCCGCGTCCAGGTTGCGTCACGCTGGCGGCGCAGGCAGGCGGCTGCACATTAACCACCGTTGAGAGCCTGGGCAATGCGCGCCAGCTGCATCCATTGCAAGAGGCATTTATCGATACTGGCGCCATTCAATGTGGCTTCTGCACGCCCGGTATGCTGCTTTCCGCCTACGCGCTGCTCAAACGCAATCCGCGGCCAACGGAAGAAGAGGTTCGCGATGCCATCTCCGGCAATCTGTGTCGCTGCACCGGCTACGTCAAGCCCGTCCAGGCCGTTTTACGGGCCGCTGCCATTATGCGCGGCGAGACGGTAGAACCGATCAGCCGCCCCAACTCCAATGAGAACTTTCGTCCCTGGGACCCCGGACGCTCCCCCCTTGAGCATGCCGAACATGGTGCGACCAACCCTGATGTAGAAGACAAGCCTGCCGGACATGGTTCAGGCAAAGAGGCGTCGGGTGGTGGAATTGCAACGCTCGTCGATACGCGCGTCTCCACTGAACTGAGCGTCGTTGGCAAGGCCGAGCGCAAGGTGGATGCCGTCAAGCTGGCCACCGGCAAACCTGCCTTTGTTGATGATATTGATTTGCGCGGTATGCTCTATGCGCGCTTGCTGACCAGCCCGCACGCCCATGCCATCATTCGCGATATCGATGTATCCCAGGCCCGTGCGCTACCGGGAGTGCATGCCGTTCTCACCTATAAGGATGTGCCGCGCATCCCCTATACAACCGCCGGACAATCCTGGCCCGAACCCGGCCCGCACGATCAATATTGCCTGGACAATCGCGTGCGCTTCGTGGGCGACCGCGTCGCCGCCGTTGCCGCCGAGACGCCGGAAATTGCCGAACAGGCTCTCAGGCTCATTCAGGTCGATTACGAGGTTTTGCCGGCCCTGCTCGATCCACGTAAAGCCATGGACCCCGATGCCCCGCGCATTCATCCTGAACCAGAGTCCTATCGCATCCACGATGCCTCGCGCAACATCGCCGCGCACCTGGAAGCGGAGGTCGGCGACGTAGAGCGCGGCTTTGCCGAATCGGACCTGGTCGTCGAAGGCGAATATATTGTTCCGCAGGTGCAGCAGACGCCTATCGAAACGCACATTGTCATCACCTATTGGGATGAAGATGACCGGCTGGTTGTGCGCACCAGCACGCAGGTGCCTTACCACGTGCGGCGTATTATCGCACCGGTCATCGGCCTGCCCCCGCGGCGCATTCGCGTCGTCAAGCCGCGCATCGGTGGCGGCTTCGGCGTTAAGCAGGAGGTCTTGATCGAGGATATCTGCGCGCTCTTGACCATCGCTACAAATCGGCCCGTGAAGCTGGAATTATCGCGCGCCGAGGAGTTCCGCAGCAGCCGTTCGCGCCACCCCCAGATTCTTCGCATGAAGACCGGTGTCATGCGTGACGGCACTATCATCGCCAACTCGATGGAACTGCTTGCCAATACCGGCGCCTACGGGACGCACTCGCTTACCGTGCAGAGCAATACCGGCTCGAAAACGCTGCCGATGTATCCCTGTCCCAATATTCGTTTTGTGGCCGATGTTGTCTATACCAACCTGCCGCCCCCTGGCGCGTTTCGCGGCTACGGCGTACCACAGGGCTTCTTCGCGCTCGAAAGCCATATCGACGAGATCGCAAAGCAACTCGGCATGGACGCACTGGAACTGCGCCGCAAAAACTGGATTCAACAGGGCGAGGAAAATCCGCTTGCCAAAGTTCTGGGCGAGGGCAAAGAGGGCTATACGCAGATCATCGAAAGCTGCGGCCTGCCCCAATGCCTGCAAATCGTCGAGGAGCGGCTTGACTGGAAAGAGAAGCGCGGTAAGAATAAGGGCGGCACGGAACGCCTGCGCCGGGGCGTCGGCGTATCGCTCGCCATGCACGGCACCGCCATCGCCGGATTGGACATGGGCGGAGCCAGCATCAAGCTCAATGATGATGGTTCCTTCAATGTGCTGGTGGGTGCGACCGATATCGGCACCGGCTCCGATACGGTGATCGCGCAGATTGCCGCCGAAGTGCTGGGCGTGCGCGTCGAAGATATCATCATGCACTCCTCGGACACCGATTTCACGCCGTTTGATACTGGCGCCTACGCCTCTTCAACCACCTATATCAGTGGCGGCGCAACGAAAAAAGCGGCCGAACAGGTACGCCAGCAGATACTGGCGGTCGCGGGCAGCATGTTGAAAGCCAACCCCGAAACGTTGACCATCAAGGATCGCATCATCACCGCTCCCAATGGGCAGACAGTCACCGTTTCGCAGGTCGCCTTACATTCGCTGCACATCGAAAATCAGCAGCAGATTATGGCCACGGCTTCCTGGATGAGCTATGACTCGCCGCCGCCTTTTGCCGCACAGGGAGCGGAGGTCGAGGTAGACACCGAAACCGGCGTTGTACGCGTTCTCAAGGCCGTCTCAGCGATTGATGCCGGGCGCGTCATCAACCCCATCACCGCAGAGGGGCAGATCGAGGGCGGTGCGACCCAGGCCCTCGGCTATGGCGTGTGTGAAGAGATGCTTTACGACCAACACGGGGCGCTACTCACCACCAATTTCAGCGATTATCGCATCTTCAGTGCGCCCGATATGCCGCAGATGGAGACCTACATCGTTGAAACCAGCGATCCTTTTGGTCCATTTGGCGCCAAAGCCATCGCCGAAATACCCATCGACGGCATGGCCCCAGCCGTGGCAAACGCCGTCGCCGATGCGCTAGGGTTCCGCATACGACAAATACCGCTGACGCCTGAAAGGGTGTTAAAGGCTATTCAGAGCCAGGATGAGGGAGCAATGAGGGGTGTGTAG
- the ssnA gene encoding putative aminohydrolase SsnA: MSEILIGNGIVVTLGAENRLIERGAVLVRDSRIAAIDSDSLLRQQYPDAEYVDANDGLIMPSFLCSHTHFYSAFARGMAIPGEPPRNFLEILERLWWRLDKLLTLEDIKASAGVYMVDAIRHGTTCVVDHHASPNAIEGSLDVIGDVVEEAGVRACLAYEVSDRDGPDVTAGGIHENERFIRSLRSERRQAAEAGRIAASYGLHASFTLGPLTLERCAEGGANLGVGFHIHVAEDVADEQDSIARYDMRVVDRLEQAGILGSRTIAAHCVHVQGGEMGRLADTSTSSVHNPRSNMNNAVGRAPVEELLRTGVNVGLGNDGFSMNMMQEMKTAYLLHKLALADPRAMPADLVLKLAFEDNAQIMQAVFSPFCADFPRVGELSVGGAADIVLLDYLPPTPLSSDNFPWHLIFGMDGSQVNSTMVAGRWLMRNRQLLTIDEARIHARARELSQALWKRL, translated from the coding sequence ATGTCGGAGATTCTCATCGGCAATGGCATAGTGGTCACGCTGGGTGCCGAAAACCGGCTAATCGAGCGGGGAGCTGTGCTGGTTCGCGATAGTCGCATTGCTGCCATCGATTCTGATAGCCTGTTGCGCCAGCAATATCCCGATGCCGAGTATGTGGATGCAAACGATGGCCTGATTATGCCTAGCTTTCTCTGTTCGCATACCCATTTTTATAGCGCCTTTGCGCGTGGCATGGCTATTCCAGGCGAACCACCGCGTAATTTCCTTGAAATCCTTGAGCGTTTATGGTGGCGGCTGGATAAGCTCCTGACGCTCGAAGATATTAAGGCCAGTGCAGGAGTATATATGGTCGATGCCATTCGACATGGCACGACCTGTGTCGTCGATCACCATGCCAGCCCGAATGCGATTGAGGGCAGCCTGGATGTCATCGGTGATGTTGTGGAGGAAGCAGGAGTTCGAGCCTGTCTCGCCTACGAGGTTTCAGATCGCGATGGGCCGGATGTAACCGCCGGGGGCATCCATGAGAATGAACGCTTTATCCGTTCGTTACGCTCCGAACGCAGGCAAGCAGCTGAGGCAGGCAGGATTGCCGCGAGCTATGGCCTGCACGCCTCGTTCACACTCGGCCCTTTAACGCTGGAACGGTGCGCAGAGGGCGGAGCGAATCTCGGCGTTGGCTTTCATATTCATGTCGCCGAAGATGTTGCCGATGAGCAGGATAGCATTGCGCGCTATGATATGCGCGTCGTAGACCGTCTCGAGCAAGCGGGTATTCTGGGGTCGCGCACAATAGCCGCGCATTGCGTGCATGTGCAGGGTGGTGAGATGGGCAGGCTGGCAGATACAAGCACCAGCAGTGTGCATAATCCGCGCTCGAATATGAACAATGCCGTCGGGCGAGCGCCTGTCGAGGAACTGCTGCGAACCGGAGTGAATGTTGGTCTCGGCAACGACGGCTTCAGCATGAACATGATGCAGGAGATGAAGACGGCCTATCTTCTGCACAAACTGGCTCTGGCAGACCCCAGGGCCATGCCAGCAGACCTGGTACTCAAGCTGGCATTTGAAGATAACGCTCAGATTATGCAAGCCGTTTTCAGTCCGTTCTGCGCCGACTTCCCGCGTGTCGGCGAATTGAGCGTTGGAGGTGCCGCCGATATTGTTTTGCTCGATTATCTGCCGCCCACGCCGCTCAGCAGCGATAATTTTCCCTGGCACCTCATCTTCGGCATGGATGGATCTCAGGTCAACTCGACTATGGTTGCCGGTCGCTGGTTGATGCGCAACCGCCAGTTGCTGACGATTGACGAGGCACGTATTCATGCCAGGGCAAGGGAACTATCACAGGCTTTATGGAAGAGGTTATGA
- the cysK gene encoding cysteine synthase A yields MVDWNRRAQIADTILDTAGMTPMVRLRRVVGDVKPTIVAKVEYFSPSGSVKDRILPFLVSEAERRGNLRSGMTIIEGTTGNTGIATSCVGAAKGYPVVIVMPEGMSEERKKTIRAYGAELVLTPGAESDVDLVIEKVRELKASAPGKYWEVGQFVNQDNVEAHYRTTGPEIWEQTGGKIGALVLSQGTGGTVTGAGKYLKEQNPNIKVFAVEPAECDILSGGSWGAHKIEGIGDGFIPEVLHVEYLDGVVTTTSDESIEMARRLAREEGIFCGISSGCNVAAAIKVAQRYPDIGMIVTVLSDNGLRYFTTELCGVYTDLEVPEREHPISDADRAKLARVKLEVIS; encoded by the coding sequence ATGGTTGACTGGAATCGTCGCGCGCAAATTGCTGATACTATCCTTGACACAGCAGGCATGACTCCGATGGTGCGCCTGCGCCGCGTGGTAGGCGATGTGAAGCCTACCATCGTTGCCAAGGTCGAATATTTTAGTCCCAGCGGCAGCGTCAAGGATCGCATTTTACCATTTCTTGTTTCGGAGGCCGAGCGGCGCGGCAATTTGCGGTCCGGCATGACCATTATCGAGGGGACGACCGGCAACACCGGCATTGCTACCTCGTGTGTTGGCGCCGCGAAGGGCTACCCTGTTGTCATCGTCATGCCGGAGGGCATGAGCGAGGAGCGCAAAAAGACCATCCGCGCCTATGGAGCGGAGCTGGTGCTGACTCCAGGTGCGGAAAGCGATGTAGACCTGGTGATCGAGAAGGTTCGGGAACTGAAGGCTTCCGCTCCTGGCAAATATTGGGAGGTCGGCCAGTTTGTCAACCAGGATAACGTCGAGGCGCACTATCGCACGACCGGCCCCGAGATCTGGGAGCAGACCGGAGGCAAAATCGGCGCGCTTGTCTTATCGCAGGGTACGGGCGGGACGGTCACAGGCGCGGGCAAATATCTCAAGGAACAGAATCCCAACATCAAGGTCTTTGCCGTGGAGCCTGCCGAATGCGATATCCTCTCAGGCGGCTCATGGGGCGCGCACAAGATCGAGGGCATCGGCGATGGCTTCATCCCCGAAGTGCTGCACGTCGAGTATCTTGATGGTGTCGTCACTACCACCTCGGATGAGTCAATTGAGATGGCCCGTCGCCTGGCACGAGAAGAGGGCATCTTCTGCGGCATCTCTTCTGGCTGCAATGTCGCTGCCGCAATCAAGGTTGCGCAACGCTATCCCGATATCGGCATGATTGTTACCGTGCTTTCTGATAATGGCCTGCGCTACTTCACTACCGAACTATGTGGTGTGTACACCGACCTGGAAGTGCCGGAACGCGAGCATCCCATCAGCGACGCAGACCGGGCGAAACTGGCACGGGTCAAACTCGAAGTGATTTCCTGA
- a CDS encoding alpha-hydroxy acid oxidase, translated as MEPINLYEYGKLAQERMQPAFWEFYAGGSDDEVILRGSRAAYERIRLRPRVLVDVHDCETGTTVLGTPVRMPILVAPTAVQCLAHPDGECATAQGAGMAGTLMIVSTTATKNIEEVAAAATGPLWFQLYVYPTFEVAEKLVRRAEAAGYRAIVLTVDLPRLGRREKDIRNGVTIPPEPYLEANFVGVEKTGQEWVTLTWESLSWLRSITSLPIILKGILTAEDAVLAVEHGVDGIVVTNHGGRQLDTAIPSIEALPEVVEAVNGRCEVYLDGGIRRGTDVLKALALGARAVLLGRPVLWGLAVNGAEGVRHVLELLRNELELDMALAGRPTIDSIDRSLLKL; from the coding sequence TTGGAACCGATAAATCTCTACGAATACGGGAAGCTTGCTCAGGAACGCATGCAACCTGCCTTCTGGGAATTTTATGCTGGGGGCAGCGATGATGAGGTGATATTGCGTGGCAGCCGTGCCGCATATGAACGCATCCGGCTGCGCCCGCGCGTGCTGGTCGATGTTCACGATTGCGAGACTGGCACCACTGTTCTGGGTACTCCTGTACGCATGCCCATCCTGGTTGCTCCTACGGCTGTACAGTGCCTGGCGCATCCCGATGGCGAGTGCGCGACTGCTCAGGGTGCCGGTATGGCCGGGACGCTGATGATTGTCAGCACTACTGCCACCAAAAACATCGAAGAGGTTGCCGCGGCGGCTACCGGCCCGCTCTGGTTCCAGCTCTACGTCTATCCAACATTCGAAGTCGCGGAAAAATTGGTGCGGCGTGCCGAAGCAGCAGGATATCGCGCGATTGTGCTGACCGTCGATCTCCCCCGGCTCGGCAGGCGCGAGAAAGATATTCGCAATGGCGTCACCATACCGCCAGAACCTTACTTAGAGGCGAATTTTGTGGGCGTTGAAAAGACGGGCCAGGAGTGGGTGACGCTTACCTGGGAGTCACTGTCATGGTTACGCTCCATCACCTCGCTGCCAATCATCCTGAAGGGCATTTTGACAGCGGAGGACGCTGTACTGGCGGTTGAGCATGGCGTCGATGGCATCGTTGTCACCAATCACGGCGGGCGACAGCTTGATACAGCTATTCCTAGCATCGAAGCCCTGCCCGAAGTCGTTGAAGCGGTTAACGGACGCTGCGAAGTCTACCTGGATGGTGGCATACGTCGCGGCACCGATGTTTTGAAAGCCCTGGCCCTGGGAGCGCGAGCAGTGCTGCTTGGCCGCCCTGTCCTGTGGGGGCTTGCCGTCAACGGCGCGGAAGGCGTGCGCCATGTCCTCGAGTTGCTGCGTAACGAACTCGAGCTTGATATGGCCCTCGCCGGTCGCCCAACTATCGATTCTATTGATCGTTCGCTGCTGAAGTTGTAG